A stretch of Arachis hypogaea cultivar Tifrunner chromosome 15, arahy.Tifrunner.gnm2.J5K5, whole genome shotgun sequence DNA encodes these proteins:
- the LOC112751095 gene encoding glycosyltransferase BC10 gives MTMMKKNNKEQQQHLNNNTCSHQQLYLLNFFSYVLVFGFGLLIGITLTLSLKTTFNFSLKNITFQLQHSLPPPPQISTNKLSMNSSSLVINNNNKRVVNNTTRIGLGEFLKAPRKAMHDMNEEELLWRASIAPKIHKTPFNYTPKVAFMFLTKGPLPLAPLWERFFKGINQEFYSIYVHPLPSFNGTFNQTSVFHGRTIPSKEVKWGENSMIEAERRLLANALLDFSNQRFVLLSESCIPLFNFSTIYTYLINTPQTFVEAYDDPSDVGRGRYSPKMRPQIRLSQWRKGSQWFQIDRALAVDMVADRQYFPVFQKFCKPQCYSDEHYLPTMVSIKFWRKNSNRTLTKVDWSRGGPHPSRYIRFDVTIDFLEKLRYGTTCLYNGKITNVCHLFARKFTLHALDRLLRFAPKIMQFN, from the exons ATGACAATGATGAAGAAGAATAACaaggaacaacaacaacattTGAATAATAATACTTGTTCTCACCAACAACTCTATCTCCTAAACTTCTTCTCCTATGTTCTTGTCTTTGGCTTTGGCTTACTCATTGGAATCACTCTCACTTTATCCCTCAAAACCACTTTCAATTTCTCCCTCAAAAACATTACTTTCCAACTCCAAcactctcttcctcctcctccgcaAATCTCAACCAACAAGCTTTCCATGAATTCATCATCATTGGTgatcaataataataacaaaagggTAGTCAATAACACAACAAGAATTGGTTTGGGAGAGTTCTTGAAGGCACCAAGAAAGGCCATGCATGACATGAATGAGGAAGAGTTGTTGTGGAGAGCATCAATTGCTCCCAAAATCCATAAGACACCATTCAATTACACACCAAAGGTTGCATTCATGTTCTTGACAAAAGGGCCTTTGCCATTGGCTCCTCTTTGGGAAAGATTCTTCAAAGGCATCAATCAAGAATTCTACTCTATCTATGTTCATCCTTTACCTTCTTTCAATGGAACATTCAACCAAACCTCTGTTTTTCATGgccgaacaatccccagcaag GAGGTAAAATGGGGTGAAAATAGCATGATAGAGGCAGAGAGACGCCTACTAGCAAATGCACTTCTTGATTTCTCCAACCAaagatttgttcttctttcaGAATCATGCATTCCTCTCTTCAATTTCTCAACCATATACACATACCTAATCAACACACCTCAAACCTTTGTGGAGGCCTATGATGATCCAAGTGATGTAGGCCGTGGAAGATATAGCCCAAAAATGAGGCCACAAATTAGGCTTTCCCAATGGAGGAAAGGCTCCCAATGGTTCCAAATCGACCGTGCCCTCGCCGTCGACATGGTCGCCGACCGGCAGTACTTCCCGGTGTTTCAAAAGTTTTGCAAGCCTCAATGCTATAGTGATGAACATTACTTGCCCACAATGGTTAGTATCAAATTTTGGAGGAAGAACTCTAATAGGACATTAACAAAGGTTGATTGGTCAAGGGGTGGACCTCATCCATCAAGGTACATAAGGTTTGATGTCACTATTGATTTTTTGGAGAAATTAAGGTATGGAACTACATGTTTGTACAATGGAAAGATCACCAATGTTTGTCATTTGTTTGCAAGGAAGTTCACCCTTCATGCTTTGGATAGATTGTTGAGGTTTGCTCCAAAGATAATGCAATTCAATTGA